One window of Vespula pensylvanica isolate Volc-1 chromosome 15, ASM1446617v1, whole genome shotgun sequence genomic DNA carries:
- the LOC122634590 gene encoding probable GDP-L-fucose synthase, producing MSNHPKVILVTGGSGLVGTAIKKIIEEDKRPDEKWIFVGSKDANLCDKVSTIELFDKHKPTHVIHLAAMVGGLFHNMAHNLDFLRNNIHMNDNILQTAHETGVNKVVSCLSTCIFPDKTTYPIDETMIHNGPPHPSNYGYSYAKRLIDIANKGYNEQYGRLYTSVVPCNVFGPNDNFHPSASHVIPGLIRRLYDLIEDGNTEDKVFTVLGSGKPLRQFIYSLDLAKLIIWVLREYNSVEPIILSVDESQEITISEVVNAIVKAFNYKGSIRNDVSAADGQYKKTASNAKLRSYLPDFQFTPFDQAIKETVDWYIKNHDQARN from the exons ATGTCTAATCATCCAAAAGTTATACTTGTAACTGGTGGGAGTGGATTAGTTGGTAcagcaattaaaaaaattattgaggAAGATAAAAGACCGGATGAAAAATGGATATTCGTTGGTTCAAAGGATGCAAATTTATG TGATAAAGTTAGTACTATAGAATTATTTGATAAGCATAAACCTACACATGTCATACATTTAGCTGCTATGGTTGGTGGTCTTTTCCATAACATGGCTCACAATTTAGATTTTTTG agaaataaCATTCATATGAATGATAACATTCTACAAACTGCTCATGAGACTGGTGTTAATAAAGTTGTTTCGTGTCTTTCAACTTGCATATTTCCAGATAAGACTACATACCCTATTGATGAAACTATG ATTCATAATGGTCCACCACATCCATCAAATTATGGTTATAGTTATGCAAAAAGATTAATAGATATTGCAAACAAAGGATACAATGAACAGTATGGTAGGTTATATACAAGTGTTGTACCATGTAATGTATTTGGACCAAATGACAATTTTCATCCTAGTGCTAGTCATGTTATACCAGGTCTTATAAGAAGATTATATGATCTAATAGAAGAtg GAAATACAGAAGATAAAGTTTTCACAGTATTAGGCTCTGGCAAGCCTTTGagacaatttatttatagtttgGATTTggcaaaattaataatttgggTTCTCAGAGAATATAATTCTGTAGAGCCAATTATTTTATCAG TTGATGAATCCCAAGAGATAACGATATCTGAAGTTGTTAATGCAATAGTAAAAGCTTTTAACTATAAAGGTTCAATTCGTAACGATGTTAGTGCTGCAGATGGTCAATATAAGAAGACAGCAAGTAACGCAAAATTACGAAGTTATTTGCCAGATTTTCAATTCACTCCATTTGATCAAGCAATTAAAGAGACGGTCGATTGGTATATAAAAAACCATGATCAAGCTaggaattaa